Proteins encoded within one genomic window of Trichoderma asperellum chromosome 2, complete sequence:
- a CDS encoding uncharacterized protein (BUSCO:EOG092D02CG): MSLPQPHQTLPLRLHHPQQRPASFTEETNSHVDAHETLLTPLPARLGELRAAAHGLPAEMTQRSGANGSHASAASATNGGETSRFKVQSTSSSDRESQTNEANDRRPLSAPGRKNGITASDDNSIEPERPSRPMKPSLHRSKSEYAPRQVEESDHEEDEIRDWGARHGFEDHYQSEHIISQLANNWYMYFTDKRHETTAKPKAVQYELQDWRQRDRLKTVSAALAVCLNIGVEPPDQLKTNPGAKLEAWTDPTIPPIQKALENIGKALQAQYETLAIRARYKQYLDPSVEETKKFCISLRRNAKEERVLLHYNGHGVPKPTASGEIWVFNKTYTQYIPVSLYDLQQWLQAPTIFVWDCSEAGNILNNYHRFVDKHEEEEEETALRDPHHVKTNFRPYIHLAACAVKENLPTNPLLPADLFTSCLTTPIEMALWFFVLQNPLKTNLTPERAKKLPGRLQERRTPLGELNWIFTAITDSIAWTTLPRDLFRKFFRQDLMVAALFRNFLLAQRIMTVYGCHPQSYPALPDTHQHPLWETWDLAVDMALAQLPLLERKENEGIDYEYQNSTFFTEQLTAFDVYLTRGDAVAQKPPDQLPVVLQVLLSQQHRVRALILLGRFLDLGPWSVQLALSIGIFPYVLKLLQSAATELKPVMVFIWARLIAVDISCQQDLIKDSGYSYFAQILKPTEALPVVNGDEHKAMCAFILAMLCKGYRNGQMVCNQTEIMSYCLSHLSNDSNPLLRQWACLCISQLWQDLPEAKWRGIRENAYAKLAFLTKDPCCEVRAAMIHALTTFLGIPDLTEEVARIEESIAWTILDMGNDGSPIVRKEFLVFLSHFIVRFESKFLVAAYEQLLEEKEYLVFPPQDDGQDHKMGLHYARPDNRQRDGTIKPTAHGLSHNTVYMAFWKHALILSVDPHPEVQKEATTVIDYVHNALINSTLGEAAQGLMVEIQRRANRAARSKSSVNLGQRSNGALSPQPLQSPGLLRRTASLLFQSFINSEDKSRPTTPNSPVPPKSPSSKISPDRVSAPPEQNDQPGSSATYHSAREPVSGAFEERDLTKEPSLPLTSKFLEWSIEYFREPQMKNTEADEPGSTDYNERLWRRARNENIMRETQPLKQLAGAHKWNNQLGIINNGAQPAKLTFHQFEDHLAVADDANTVYVWDWKKQGRLNRFSNGNPEGSKISDMKFINEDDQAILMTGSSDGVIRVYRNYDSEQDIELATSWRALTHMVPSNVNSGMVFDWQQATGRVLVAGDVRVIRVWFAGHETCTMDIPARSGSCVTSLTSDQMTGNIFVAGFGDGAVRVFDTRLKPQESMVRKWKDETDRQWIKSVHMQRGGKRELVSASRNGKVKIWDIRMDKALHSFQTTQDSLRTASVHEHLPVFSVGTSSHAVKVFNLNGNQLSRLEPYSSFLQQTRGTPISATAFHPHHPILGCAARGDYHINLFTCEKTEPMQLP, encoded by the exons ATGTCTCTGCCTCAACCGCACCAAACTTTGCCTCTCCGGCTGCACCACCCACAGCAACGGCCTGCGAGTTTCACCGAGGAAACAAACTCCCACGTCGACGCCCACGAGACGCTTCTGACCCCGTTGCCCGCGCGCCTAGGAGAGTTACGAGCCGCGGCTCATGGACTTCCAGCTGAGATGACGCAGCGATCTGGTGCAAATGGCTCACACGCATCTGCCGCCTCCGCCACCAACGGCGGTGAAACGTCCCGATTCAAGGTCCAGTCGACTAGCAGCTCCGACCGCGAATCCCAGACCAACGAGGCAAATGACAGGCGGCCCTTGAGCGCGCCGGGCCGCAAGAATGGCATCACTGCGAGCGACGACAACAGCATAGAGCCCGAGCGACCGAGTCGGCCGATGAAGCCATCGCTTCATCGCTCAAAGAGTGAATATGCGCCGCGACAGGTCGAAGAGTCGGACCacgaagaggacgagatCCGTGACTGGGGAGCTAGACACGGCTTTGAAGACCATTATCAGTCAGAACACATCATTTCTCAGCTTGCAAAT AAttggtacatgtattttacAGATAAGCGGCATGAAACTACCGCCAAGCCCAAAGCGGTGCAGTACGAACTCCAAGACTGGCGCCAGAGAGACAGGCTCAAGACCGTATCTGCAGCCCTCGCAGTGTGTTTGAATATTGGTGTCGAGCCTCCCGATCAGCTTAAAACCAATCCGGGCGCAAAGCTAGAGGCCTGGACAGATCCCACAATCCCGCCCATACAAAAAGCACTCGAGAACATTGGCAAAGCCCTCCAAGCGCAGTATGAGACTCTCGCGATTAGGGCTCGTTATAAACAATATCTGGATCCGTCAGTCGAAGAGACTAAGAAATTTTGCATTTCTCTTCGTCGGAACGCCAAGGAAGAGCGTGTGTTGCTGCACTACAATGGTCACGGTGTGCCAAAGCCGACGGCGTCGGGCGAGATTTGGGTGTTCAATAAGACCTACACTCAGTACATCCCGGTTTCACTGTACGACCTGCAGCAATGGCTTCAGGCACCCACCATTTTCGTGTGGGATTGTTCAGAGGCTGGCAATATTCTGAACAATTATCACCGATTCGTCGACAagcatgaagaggaagaggaagaaactGCGCTGCGAGACCCTCATCACGTCAAGACCAATTTTAGACCATACATCCACTTGGCTGCGTGTGCGGTCAAGGAAAACCTTCCCACAAACCCGCTACTCCCCGCCGATCTTTTTACATCGTGCCTGACCACTCCAATCGAAATGGCACTTTGGTTCTTCGTTCTGCAGAACCCCCTCAAGACAAATCTTACCCCAGAGCGTGCCAAGAAACTTCCCGGCCGTCTTCAGGAGAGGCGGACGCCACTTGGCGAGCTCAACTGGATATTCACAGCCATCACTGACAGCATTGCGTGGACCACGCTGCCTCGAGATCTGTTCAGGAAATTCTTCCGCCAAGATCTCATGGTGGCTGCTTTATTCCGCAATTTCCTTCTTGCGCAAAGAATTATGACGGTGTATGGGTGTCATCCTCAGTCTTACCCTGCTTTGCCAGATACTCATCAACATCCCCTGTGGGAAACATGGGATTTAGCTGTAGACATGGCTCTAGCGCAGTTGCCATTACtagagaggaaagagaacGAAGGTATCGACTACGAATATCAGAATTCAACTTTTTTTACCGAGCAGTTGACTGCTTTTGACGTCTACCTCACCAGAGGCGACGCCGTGGCCCAAAAGCCCCCCGATCAGCTGCCTGTCGTCCTTCAGGTGCTTCTGAGCCAGCAGCATAGAGTAAGGGCTCTGATATTACTGGGCAGGTTCCTCGACTTGGGGCCTTGGTCGGTACAGCTGGCTCTAAGTATAGGAATTTTCCCATATGTTTTGAAACTGCTGCAGTCTGCCGCAACGGAGCTTAAGCCCGTCATGGTCTTCATCTGGGCCAGGTTGATTGCGGTGGACATCTCGTGCCAGCaagatttaattaaagatagcGGCTATAGTTATTTTGCTCAAATCTTGAAGCCAACTGAGGCTTTACCTGTTGTCAACGGGGATGAGCACAAGGCCATGTGTGCATTCATCTTGGCCATGCTTTGCAAGGGCTACAGAAATGGCCAGATGGTATGCAATCAAACGGAGATTATGAGCTATTGCCTATCCCATCTATCAAATGATAGCAACCCCCTCCTGCGCCAGTGGGCTTGTTTGTGCATTAGCCAGCTGTGGCAGGACTTACCTGAGGCTAAATGGCGTGGCATTCGAGAAAATGCATATGCCAAACTAGCATTCCTCACCAAAGATCCATGCTGCGAAGTACGGGCGGCTATGATTCATGCGCTTACCACTTTCCTCGGAATCCCTGACCTCACTGAGGAGGTTGCGCGGATCGAGGAGTCAATCGCTTGGACAATTCTCGACATGGGTAATGATGGCAGCCCGATTGTGCGCAAGGAATTTCTGGTTTTCTTGTCGCACTTCATCGTTCGCTTTGAGAGCAAGTTTTTGGTAGCGGCATATGAGCAGCTCCTCGAAGAGAAGGAGTATCTGGTGTTCCCTCCGCAAGATGACGGCCAGGATCATAAAATGGGCTTACACTATGCCAGGCCAGATAACCGACAGAGAGATGGGACCATCAAGCCAACTGCCCATGGTCTCTCTCATAATACGGTTTACATGGCGTTCTGGAAGCATGCTTTGATTCTGAGCGTTGATCCTCATCCAGAGGTACAGAAGGAAGCTACAACAGTCATCGATTACGTCCACAACGCTTTAATCAACTCTACACTCGGTGAGGCAGCCCAAGGCTTGATGGTAGAGATCCAGAGACGGGCAAATAGGGCAGCGCGCAGCAAAAGCTCAGTCAATCTGGGCCAGAGGAGCAATGGTGCCCTCAGCCCTCAGCCGCTGCAATCCCCTGGTCTGCTTCGACGGACGGCTAGCCTTCTCTTCCAGTCCTTCATCAACAGCGAGGACAAGTCGAGGCCTACCACTCCTAATAGCCCAGTTCCGCCAAAGTCACCTTCGTCCAAGATATCGCCTGATCGGGTATCCGCACCCCCTGAACAGAACGACCAGCCCGGGTCCTCGGCGACATACCACAGCGCGCGGGAGCCAGTTTCCGGCGCATTTGAAGAACGTGATTTGACCAAAGAGCCAAGCCTGCCACTTACAAGCAAGTTCCTTGAGTGGTCGATTGAGTACTTCCGCGAGCCGCAGATGAAGAACACCGAGGCAGATGAGCCCGGCAGCACGGACTATAATGAAAGGCTATGGCGAAGAGCCCGAAATGAAAATATAATGAGAGAAACCCAGCCGCTGAAGCAGCTTGCAGGGGCTCACAAGTGGAATAACCAGCTGGGCATTATAAATAACGGCGCACAGCCTGCCAAGTTGACATTCCACCAATTTGAGGATCACCTGGCTGTAGCAGACGATGCTAACACTGTCTACGTCTGGGACTGGAAGAAGCAAGGGCGCCTGAATAGATTCTCCAACGGCAACCCCGAGGGTTCCAAAATCAGCGACATGAAATTCATCAACGAAGATGACCAGGCCATATTGATGACTGGATCTTCAGACGGTGTAATTCGAGTTTATCGCAACTATGATTCAGAACAAGACATTGAGCTAGCGACGTCTTGGCGAGCGCTTACACACATGGTGCCCAGCAATGTCAATTCTGGAATGGTTTTTGACTGGCAGCAGGCGACGGGACGAGTCCTCGTTGCCGGCGACGTGCGAGTTATCCGAGTATGGTTTGCCGGGCATGAGACTTGCACAATGGACATTCCAGCCCGATCTGGCTCATGTGTTACGTCCCTCACATCTGACCAGATGACGGGCAACATCTTTGTGGCTGGATTTGGCGACGGCGCCGTCCGAGTCTTCGATACAAGGTTGAAACCGCAAGAATCCATGGTGCGTAAATGGAAAGATGAGACGGATCGCCAATGGATCAAGAGCGTGCACATGCAGCGTGGAGGCAAGCGAGAGTTGGTAAGTGCCAGTCGAAATGGCAAAGTCAAGATATGGGATATCCGCATGGACAAGGCTTTGCATTCATTCCAGACAACGCAAGACAGTCTCCGAACGGCAAGCGTGCACGAGCATTTGCCAGTATTTTCTGT TGGCACCTCTTCACACGCCGTCAAGGTGTTTAATCTGAATGGCAACCAACTTTCTCGCCTAGAGCCGTATTCAAGCTTCTTGCAGCAAACCCGAGGAACTCCTATTTCCGCTACAGCGTTCCACCCACATCACCCAATTCTTGGATGCGCAGCTCGAGGGGATTACCACATTAATCTGTTTACTTGTGAGAAGACTGAGCCGATGCAGCTTCCTTAA
- a CDS encoding uncharacterized protein (MEROPS:MER0001387), whose protein sequence is MTTADPIDSARYHMAVNARHSMPPSGYDGMNGGYTPPPGATAPLPHIEDMVAFPQDINRNQPMRHLLEMAETTLAKSEMSRDFGKPALAFKDYVKASVLAVQIIPSHSDYVELKSRRTDWNRRHSQLLKRISQQSDIYDKIKRDIIADNERTGVQPTVVPSAQKKVGANVSLAQAFPIRDVSPTTRAPADDPPQPRMNGSPGKIKPMVHPKPQSLAGHAIKPGHARAASAASATSSTQAMSDLAARFANLRGPQPSPGQDPRIKTHQIVPPPSKPAGPRDMPPPRPKISLDSAIPALPKMPDAIYSPARGSISGESARMPPSTPRGHYSRTGSIVSVNSATSTPLPQQGADYFTSQPSRNGYNDTPQPPESTFRVPEGDRITPEELFEAMKAKGSVLIIDVRAREDFDEGHIMSSSTICVDPNILTRPNISADDIAESLVLSPSLEQVQFERRASYDLVVFYDQDSEKIPSPHWNDEDTPLSSLHRALVHLSYGHELRNPPKLLKGGLDAWVDLMGAASLQSTAPPKPKKISLVRQSPFQRRPSQYLGKPLRPDIVKVWQQAVEIEEKETETATEQAFHRSTESFLRRFPSLSLQESMISPAIAEQRTPGYGSSHQVDLYTDLPSPPTRPAPALPRLSYSSLSQTVEDHDMYHEPVPVAPTPPPSEKIFYTGLNNPHNWCYANSTLQSLLASPNFGRELSDSEWIDKYSAPRKDDEKIDQPQLMIKIISNLFHWMTTGKFQTMKAQTLMDYSLHLCQNSQTISKFGGTGQQDAQEFMSFLLDYLHDETNSRRNLKGNIVQPNTIPQARLQAATEYWKNYQELNRSIVDRYWRGLELSTVDCQRCHKQTHTFSTFDLVFAPVGKNQDITLEDSFREHNVVNTLDNFACDTCKRNTKAMQTTCFARMPPLLCLSFRRFDFDKSVGDIKKSTRKVTWDFNEIDLTPYFMRTNESTSDRAFSGPFKYQCYAVIVHSGSKTDNGHYYAYVRDSSTHDQYAWFRCEDSHVTKVRIGTGDASDFKERVFKSGRDTVPYLAFFRRKD, encoded by the exons ATGACAACCGCGGACCCTATTGATAGTGCGAGGTATCATATGGCCGTTAATGCCAGGCACAGCATGCCGCCTTCGGGCTACGATGGCATGAATGGCGGCTATACACCTCCTCCCGGCGCCACTGCGCCGCTGCCTCACATCGAGGATATGGTGGCCTTTCCCCAGGACATCAATCGGAACCAGCCGATGAGGCatctgctggagatggccgAGACGACGTTGGCAAAGTCCGAAATGAGCCGTGACTTTGGAAAGCCCGCCCTTGCTTTTAAAGACTATGTCAAGGCGTCTGTCCTCGCTGTACAGATCATTCCGTCTCACAGCGACTATGTAGAGCTAAAGAGTCGTCGTACGGACTGGAACCGAAGGCATTCGCAACTCTTGAAAAGAATATCTCAGCAAAGCGATATATATGACAAAATCAAGCGGGATATTATTGCAGATAATGAGAGGACTGGTGTTCAGCCGACCGTTGTTCCTTCTGCCCAGAAGAAAGTCGGCGCAAACGTTTCGCTGGCACAGGCATTCCCAATTAGAGATGTGAGCCCGACAACGCGAGCGCCAGCCGATGATCCACCACAACCCCGAATGAACGGCTCTCCCGGAAAGATCAAACCTATGGTGCACCCAAAACCGCAGTCTTTAGCTGGCCATGCTATCAAACCTGGACACGCGCGTGCCGCCTCTGCGGCCTCAGCTACCTCCTCGACCCAAGCTATGTCGGATCTGGCCGCGCGATTTGCTAATCTGCGAGGCCCTCAGCCCTCGCCGGGACAAGATCCTCGCATCAAGACGCACCAAATTGTTCCGCCGCCTAGCAAGCCTGCTGGACCCCGAGATATGCCACCGCCGCGGCCCAAAATATCACTTGATAGCGCCATACCCGCGCTGCCCAAGATGCCTGATGCGATATACAGCCCTGCGCGGGGTAGCATATCAGGAGAATCCGCTCGCATGCCGCCTAGCACGCCACGGGGCCATTACAGCCGCACAGGATCCATTGTATCCGTTAACAGTGCGACAAGCACCCCTCTGCCACAGCAAGGCGCCGACTACTTTACATCTCAGCCATCTAGAAATGGATATAATGACACACCGCAGCCGCCAGAGAGCACTTTCAGAGTTCCGGAAGGGGATAGGATCACGCCCGAAGAATTATTTGAGGCTATGAAGGCAAAGGGCTCGGTTCTAATTATAGACGTCCGAGCTCGCGAGGACTTTGACGAGGGCCATATTATGTCCTCTTCTACGATTTGCGTCGACCCGAACATCCTAACGCGGCCAAATATCTCCGCTGACGATATAGCTGAGAGCCTTGTTCTATCTCCAAGCCTGGAGCAGGTTCAGTTCGAACGGCGGGCGAGCTATGATTTGGTGGTGTTTTATGACCAGGACTCAGAAAAGATTCCATCTCCTCATTGGAACGATGAAGATACGCCCCTATCATCCTTGCATCGCGCTCTAGTACACCTTAGTTATGGCCACGAGCTGCGAAACCCTCCAAAGCTGCTCAAGGGCGGATTGGATGCATGGGTCGACCTGATGGGCGCCGCTTCTCTGCAGTCGACCGCTCCGCCCAAGCCAAAGAAAATTTCGTTGGTGCGGCAAAGCCCGTTCCAGCGGCGGCCCTCGCAATATCTAGGAAAGCCGCTTCGACCTGATATTGTTAAAGTCTGGCAGCAAGCTGTtgagattgaagaaaaggagactgAGACGGCGACGGAACAAGCCTTCCATCGTTCAACAGAGTCCTTTTTGAGGAGATTTCCTTCTTTGTCCCTTCAGGAATCAATGATTTCGCCTGCTATCGCCGAACAAAGGACTCCAGGCTACGGCTCGTCTCACCAGGTAGATTTATATACTGATCTACCTTCTCCCCCCACAAGGCCAGCCCCAGCATTACCGCGATTAAGCTATAGCAGCTTATCTCAAACCGTTGAGGATCACGACATGTATCATGAGCCGGTTCCAGTGGCTCCCACACCACCGCCTTCTGAGAAAATTTTCTACACTGGCCTAAACAACCCTCACAACTGGTGCTACGCCAATAGTACTCTTCAATCGCTGCTGGCATCGCCTAATTTCGGAAGAGAGCTGAGCGACTCGGAATGGATCGATAAATATAGCGCACCAAGGAAAGATGACGAAAAAATTGACCAGCCACAGCTGATGATCAAGATCATATCAAATCTGTTCCACTGGATGACAACAGGAAAATTCCAAACCATGAAAGCTCAGACATTGATG GACTATTCCCTTCATCTTTGCCAAAATAGTCAAACTATTTCCAAGTTTGGTGGGACCGGGCAGCAAGATGCTCAAGAATTCATGTCATTTTTATTAGACTACCTGCACGATGAGACCAATTCTCGCCGAAATCTCAAGGGCAACATTGTGCAGCCAAATACAATTCCTCAGGCGCGTTTACAGGCTGCCACTGAGTATTGGAAAAACTACCAAGAGCTGAATCGATCTATTGTGGATCGTTACTGGCGTGGTCTTGAACTATCAACAGTCGACTGCCAACGATGCCATAAGCAAACGCACACATTTTCGACGTTTGACTTGGTTTTCGCACCTGTTGGTAAGAATCAAGACATTACTCTCGAGGACTCATTCCGAGAACACAACGTTGTCAACACCCTAGACAATTTCGCATGCGATACATGCAAGAGAAATACGAAAGCCATGCAAACTACGTGCTTTGCCCGCATGCCCCCTTTGCTATGTTTGAGCTTCCGCAGATTCGATTTCGACAAATCCGTTGGGGATATCAAGAAATCGACAAGAAAAGTCACATGGGACTTTAACGAGATCGACCTCACCCCCTATTTCATGCGAACAAACGAAAGCACGAGTGATAGAGCCTTCTCGGGGCCGTTCAAGTACCAATGCTACGCCGTGATTGTCCACAGCGGTAGTAAAACGGACAATGGACACTACTATGCGTACGTGCGAGACTCCAGCACCCATGACCAGTACGCGTGGTTCCGCTGTGAGGACAGCCACGTCACCAAAGTGCGTATTGGCACCGGCGATGCGTCAGATTTTAAGGAGAGGGTGTTCAAATCGGGGCGAGACACTGTCCCCTATCTGGCCTTTTTCAGGAGAAAAGATTAG
- the VPS27 gene encoding Vacuolar protein-sorting-associated protein 27 (BUSCO:EOG092D1QLG), protein MMSWWSSSANTALDEQIEKATSSSLEDIALNLEISDVIRSKTVAPKAAMQSLKKRIGNKNPNTQLSALNLTDTCVKNGGSHFLTEIASREFMDNLTSLLQAVGPVAINAEVKSKILELIQSWAGATEGRYELSYIGEVYKRLQREGYQFPPQVTVASSMIDSSAPPEWVDSDVCMRCRTAFTFTNRKHHCRNCGNCFDQQCSSKTLPLPHLGILTPVRVDDGCYAKLTNKGFKEPNPSLDRTPTYPHKTRSTSAMQPRNARVDDGFDEDLKKALAMSLEEVGNASRGRVAPVTSNGPRTSGGDPVATKQAEEEDEDLKAAIAASLADMEEQKKRHAAVLKEQTSGPAASSSATFTLPKNDYELTAVEAENINLFATLVDRLQTQPPGTILREPQIQELYDSIGSLRPKLARTYGETMSKHDTLLDLHAKLSTVVRYYDRMLEDRLSKAYSQQNLGGYNLPPPRQSSGPYPSIHSHAPSNSVGAESFYTNQQQPGYAPSAPPGQQLYQLPPQQAMPQSPYPPYAGMPAPDAAPGPYAPQQRTDSWNNRAPSAPDQFQQQQAQENPEERRQPPQQAASSPSTDPNASYYFNTAQPLQNAPPADAIQSPYPNLNQSPMPYHRGSVSAQAQATPVQTAAQPSQPPNATPMPVHSQMPPVSTPQQPYQQDIPPQSSPYQISIAQQQQPPAPPPEWAGYANYAMPPAPQHEPVQQQQPVKEEALIEF, encoded by the exons ATGATGAGCTGGTGGTCGTCCTCGGCCAACACGGCGCTCGACGAGCAGATCGAAAAGGCCACGAGCAGTAGCCT AGAAGATATTGCACTCAACCTCGAGATCTCCGATGTCATCAGATCCAAGACGGTGGCGCCCAAGGCGGCCATGCAATCACTCAAGAAGCGCATCGGCAACAAAAATCCCAACACCCAGCTCAGCGCCCTCAAC CTCACAGACACATGCGTCAAGAATGGCGGGTCTCATTTTCTAACCGAGATCGCCTCCCGCGAGTTCATGGACAACTTGACCTCCCTCCTCCAAGCCGTTGGCCCCGTCGCCATCAACGCCGAAGTGAAATCCAAGATTCTCGAGCTTATTCAGTCGTGGGCCGGCGCCACAGAAGGGCGGTACGAGCTGTCTTACATCGGCGAAGTATATAAGCGTCTACAGCGAGAGGGGTATCAGTTCCCTCCGCAGGTCACGGTAGCGAGCAGCATGATTGATAGCAGTGCA CCCCCTGAATGGGTCGATTCGGATGTCTGTATGCGGTGTCGAACGGCGTTTACATTTACCAATCGAAAACACCACTGCCGAAATTGCGGCAACTGCTTCGATCAACAATGCTCAAGCAAAAcacttcctcttcctcatttGGGAATACTCACTCCTGTGCGAGTCGATGATGGGTGCTATGCTAAGCTCACTAACAAGGGCTTCAAAGAGCCAAACCCCTCTCTCGACCGCACGCCAACATATCCTCATAAAACTCGTAGCACGTCCGCTATGCAACCACGGAACGCGCGCGTCGATGACGGATTCGACGAAGAtcttaaaaaagcattagcaATGAGTCTCGAAGAGGTGGGCAATGCTTCCCGTGGTAGGGTGGCTCCTGTGACCTCGAATGGGCCAAGGACAAGTGGAGGAGACCCTGTCGCCACGAAgcaagctgaagaggaagatgaggactTGAAAgctgctattgctgcttCACTGGCAGATATGGAagaacagaagaagagacatGCTGCTGTGTTAAAAGAGCAAACGTCAGGACCGGCCGCCTCATCTTCCGCTACTTTCACGCTACCCAAGAACGACTACGAGCTAACCGCGGTGGAAGCCGAGAATATCAACCTCTTCGCCACCTTAGTCGACCGTCTTCAGACTCAGCCTCCAGGTACTATTTTGCGCGAACCTCAGATTCAGGAACTGTATGATAGTATTGGCTCACTGCGTCCCAAGTTGGCGCGAACATATGGTGAAACAATGAGCAAGCACG ACACTCTCCTCGATCTCCATGCCAAGCTGTCTACCGTTGTTCGATATTACGATCGGATGCTGGAAGACCGGCTATCAAAGGCATACAGTCAGCAAAATCTGGGCGGATATAATCTTCCACCACCTCGTCAATCCTCCGGACCTTACCCTTCAATACATTCACACGCGCCAAGCAACTCAGTTGGTGCTGAAAGCTTTTATACGAACCAGCAACAGCCAGGATACGCGCCATCAGCGCCACCAGGGCAACAGCTGTATCAACTACCGCCTCAACAAGCGATGCCGCAGTCCCCTTATCCACCCTATGCTGGAATGCCAGCACCTGACGCTGCACCCGGACCTTATGCGCCTCAACAGCGAACTGATAGCTGGAATAATCGGGCTCCATCAGCCCCTGATCAatttcaacagcagcaagcgcAGGAAAATCCTGAGGAGAGAAGACAGCCTCCTCAGCAGGCAGCCTCATCACCTTCAACAGATCCAAACGCTTCATACTACTTCAACACCGCACAACCTTTACAGAACGCTCCTCCCGCGGATGCAATTCAATCACCATACCCTAACCTGAACCAGTCGCCCATGCCTTACCATAGGGGTTCCGTAtctgcacaagcacaagcaacTCCCGTTCAGACTGCGGCTCAACCCTCACAACCCCCTAACGCAACACCTATGCCTGTTCACTCACAGATGCCGCCTGTCTCAACACCCCAGCAGCCGTATCAACAGGATATACCACCCCAATCGTCACCCTATCAAATTAGTATtgcacagcaacagcaaccacCAGCTCCTCCGCCTGAGTGGGCTGGTTACGCCAATTACGCAATGCCCCCTGCGCCGCAGCATGAGCCtgtgcagcaacagcagccggTTAAGGAGGAAGCGCTCATTGAGTTTTAA